tttttttctcttcttcaaattAAGTCAACGGGTGAATACGCGTTGAGGGCTTTTCTCTTATTATTGGGGTTTCCTTTTCTGTGGTTAGTAGGCTTAATCGGGGATTTCAAGATCCTTTCTTTTCTTGGgggtgtgtgtgtttgtgtgaaaACAATGATGGATCTTTCTCTGATGCTTATAACGGTGAAGTagtattttagggttttgtttgttaatctgTGGAACAACTTGGATATAAATGGAACGACGATTGATTCCTGGCTTCTTTTGgcttattttggttttggatttggttctCAGAGCTGCGGGCAACGCCGAAggtttcccctttttttttttttttttttttttttttaaNNNNNNNNNNNNNNNNNNNNNNNNNNNNNNNNNNNNNNNNNNNNNNNNNNNNNNNNNNNNNNNNNNNNNNNNNNNNNNNNNNNNNNNNNNNNNNNNNNNNNNNNNNNNNNNNNNNNNNNNNNNNNNNNNNNNNNNNNNNNNNNNNNNNNNNNNNNNNNNNNNNNNNNNNNNNNNNNNNNNNNNNNNNNNNNNNNNNNNNNNNNNNNNNNNNNNNNNNNNNNNNNNNNNNNNNNNNNNNNNNNNNNNNNNNNNNNNNNNNNNNNNNNNNNNNNNNNNNNNNNNNNNNNNNNNNNNNNNNNNNNNNNNNNNNNNNNNNNNNNNNNNNNNNNNNNNNNNNNNNNNNNNNNNNNNNNNNNNNNNNNNNNttttttttttttttttttttttttctcatttgtcTTTTATATTTCATTCTTGTTGACTACTGCGGAATCGGCTGGTTCGATTAGTCATTACTCTAGTACCCACTACTTTTCCATTACTGGATCCTTATGATTACTTGTTCTCGCCTAAAGGAGGACACTTTAACTCTAAAGCTGCTTGTTTTGCTGCTCTTTGAGTTATAATGttgatttctctgtttcgaCTGATTTAGTGATGCTGTGTCCTTGATGTTTGCAAAGTTTGACAgtaatttgatttttctctgttttttcttatttgtgttAATTGTAGGTGATGCTCTCAGTGCATTGAAAAACAGTTTAGCCGACCCTAACAAGGTGCTTCAAAGTTGGGATGCTACTCTTGTTACTCCATGTACTTGGTTTCATGTTACTTGCAATAGTGACAATAGTGTTACACGTGTGTAAGTTTCTTTCTCTATCTCGTTAGTAGCCCCATGATGTTTTCGTTTTTCGCATCTACTCAGAATTTCCTATGTTTTGCTCAGTGACCTTGGGAATGCGAATCTATCTGGACAGCTCGTCATGCAACTTGGTCAGCTTCCAAACTTGCAGTATTTGtaagtcttctcttcttaaaaaaaactcGGCTTTTAGCTTTTGGTGCATTGtggtaaaaaaattgtgaaaatgtTCCATATAACTGTATAATTTTGCATTATCATATATTATTGGTGAAGTAGTTATATATCTTTCCGGTGGAAATAAATATTTGAGACGTGTAATGACAGGGAGCTTTATAGCAATAACATTACTGGGACAATCCCTGAGCAGCTTGGAAGTTTGACGGAATTGGTGAGCTTGGATCTTTACTTGAACAATTTAAGCGGTCCTATCCCATCAACTCTCGGCCGGCTTAAGAAACTCCGTTTCTTGTATGCTCCCTTAttttactctcttctttttaatacGTTCTTAATAAGCAGCCTAATTATTGTCTTCAGTTTCCTTGATCGAGTTTGTCTTCCTTAAAAAGCTATTCGTACAACGTGTTGTGACATTTACTGGCGTCAGAAAGTAGTGTGGCCACATAGATGCTAAGTTATTTTTACTAAATGAAAAGGTGTTGGTTCTCTAGGAGGTTAGGATGTTGTATCATATGGTCTATTTTAATGCTCTGGAGATCTTTTAAATGGAATCAGAACGTTATAGTTACGGATATCCGTGTACTCACTTAATTCCACCGGACCAGCAAGATGTTCCGAGTGACTGTCATCTGTAGTATTAAGAGGCTCATtaggaaaatatacttttttttattcaacttCATATTTTGTCGGATGAGATTTTAGAACAACCTCTATTTTAATGTATAAAAGCTCTACGTTCGTCAGTATAAACTCATGACTGGTTAATGTCTATCCACCTATTCGTGACATGGTCGTTTGCTATTGGTGATTAGGCGTCTCAATAACAATAGCTTATCTGGAGAAATCCCAAGGTCTTTGACTGCTGTCTCGACGCTACAAGTTCTGTGAGTACAACTTTGTCTCTCTCAAATTCCTTTGTCATGTTTCTGATAATTGTTTGGCCAATCTTGGGCATTACGTCAGAAAATGATATCATCTTGAAATGCAGGGATCTTTCGAACAATCCTCTCACTGGAGATATTCCTGTTAACGGTTCCTTTTCACTTTTCACACCTATCAGGTTTTGCTTCTTTCTCCTATTTTAAATCTTGGTGGGCAGTTcagaaaataatgaattaattatttgaaagtTGTCTGCAGTTTTGCCAACACCAAGTTGAAACCCCTTCCTGCATCTCCGCCTCCTCCTATCTCCCCTACACCGCCATCACCTGCAGGTTTTTCATTTTGTATattgtctttgtctttgaaaTGGTACTTATAAAGCCGATCTGTTATGTACTAAGAAAAATATTCTTCGTATCATACTTGCAGGGAGTAATAGAATTACTGGAGCAATTGCGGGAGGAGTTGCTGCTGGTGCTGCACTTCTATTTGCTGTTCCGGCCATTGCACTTGCTTGGTGGCGAAGGAAGAAACCACAGGACCACTTCTTTGATGTACCAGGTTAGTGAAACTTGCTTTGCCTGTTTTCTTATGAGACATCCGtagctgatttgtttttttacctgtCTTTTGCAGCTGAAGAGGACCCAGAGGTTCATTTAGGACAACTCAAGCGGTTTTCATTGCGTGAACTACAAGTTGCTTCANNNNNNNNNNNNNNNNNNNNNNNNNNNNNNNNNNNNNNNNNNNNNNNNNNNNNNNNNNNNNNNNNNNNNNNNNNNNNNNNNNNNNNNNNNNNNNNNNNNNNNNNNNNNNNNNNNNNNNNNNNNNNNNNNNNNNNNNNNNNNNNNNNNNNNNNNNNNNNNNNNNNNNNNNNNNNNNNNNNNNNNNNNNNNNNNNNNNNNNNNNNNNNNNNNNNNNNNNNNNNNNNNNNNNNNNNNNNNNNNNNNNNNNNNNNNNNNNNNNNNNNNNNNNNNNNNNNNNNNNNNNNNNNNNNNNNNNNNNNNNNNNNNNNNNNNNNNNNNNNNNNNNNNNNNNNNNNNNNNNNNNNNNNNNNNNNNNNNNNNNNNNNNNNNNNNNNNNNNNNNNNNNNNNNNNNNNNNNNNNNNNNNNNNNNNNNNNNNNNNNNNNNNNNNNNNNNNNNNNNNNNNNNNNNNNNNNNNNNNNNNNNNNNNNNNNNNNNNNNNNNNNNNNNNNNNNNNNNNNNNNNNNNNNNNNNNNNNNNNNNNNNNNNNNNNNNNATACTTGCAGGGAGTAATAGAATTACTGGAGCAATTGCGGGAGGAGTTGCTGCTGGTGCTGCACTTCTATTTGCTGTTCCGGCCATTGCACTTGCTTGGTGGAGAAGGAAGAAACCACAGGACCACTTCTTTGATGTACCAGGTTAGCGAAACTTGCTTTGCCTGTTCTCTTATTGAGACATCAAtggctgattttttttcttaccgtGTTTTGCAGCTGAAGAGGACCCAGAGGTTCATTTAGGACAACTCAAGCGGTTTTCATTGCGTGAACTACAAGTTGCTTCAGATAATTTTAGCAACAAGAACATATTGGGTAGAGGTGGTTTTGGTAAAGTTTATAAAGGACGGCTAGCCGATGGTACTTTAGTGGCGGTTAAAAGGCTGAAAGAGGAGCGTACCCAAGGTGGCGAACTGCAGTTCCAAACTGAGGTTGAGATGATCAGTATGGCGGTTCATAGAAACTTGCTTCGGCTTCGTGGATTTTGCATGACTCCAACCGAAAGATTACTTGTTTATCCCTACATGGCAAATGGAAGTGTTGCCTCTTGTTTAAGAGGTATCTCTCATCTTGTACTCTTTTCTTTGTCTCCCAATTACTGCAATATATCTTTGCAATGTTGTTCTTTTAACCTACCCATCGTTAAGAATGCTCTATTCTTAGTTGGGCTTACCATAGTAGATATAGCTCTGCTAAGTTGACTGACAAGGGAAACTGGTTTTAAGTTGATCGTTAAATATGTAGTAATCTTATGTTTTATCTTCTCTGTAGAACGGCCTGAGTCCCAGCCACCACTTGATTGGCCAAAGAGACAGCGTATTGCGTTGGGATCAGCAAGNNNNNNNNNNNNNNNNNNNNNNNNNNNNNNNNNNNNNNNNNNNNNNNNNNNNNNNNNNNNNNNNNNNNNNNNNNNNNNNNNNNNNNNNNNNNNNNNNNNNNNNNNNNNNNNNNNNNNNNNNNNNNNNNNNNNNNNNNNNNNNNNNNNNNNNNNNNNNNNNNNNNNNNNNNNNNNNNNNNNNNNNNNNNNNNNNNNNNNNNNNNNNNNNNNNNNNNNNNNNNNNNNNNNNNNNNNNNNNNNNNNNNNNNNNNNNNNNNNNNNNNNNNNNNNNNNNNNNNNNNNNNNNNNNNNNNNNNNNNNNNNNNNNNNNNNNNNNNNNNNNNNNNNNNNNNNNNNNNNNNNNNNNNNNNNNNNNNNNNNNNNNNNNNNNNNNNNNNNNNNNNNNNNNNNNNNNNNNNNNNNNNNNNNNNNNNNNNNNNNNNNNNNNNNNNNNNNNNNNNNNNNNNNNNNNNNNNNNNNNNNNNNNNNNNNNNNNNNNNNNNNNNNNNNNNNNNNNNNNNNNNNNNNNNNNNNNNNNNNNNNNNNNNNNNNNNNNNNNNNNNNNNNNNNNNNNNNNNNNNNNNNNNNNNNNNNNNNNNNNNNNNNNNNNNNNNNNNNNNNNNNNNNNNNNNNNNNNNNNNNNNNNNNNNNNNNNNNNNNNNNNNNNNNNNNNNNNNNNNNNNNNNNNNNNNNNNNNNNNNNNNNNNNNNNNNNNNNNNNNNNNNNNNNNNNNNNNNNNNNNNNNNNNNNNNNNNNNNNNNNNNNNNNNNNNNNNNNNNNNNNNNNNNNNNNNNNNNNNNNNNNNNNNNNNNNNNNNNNNNNNNNNNNNNNNNNNNNNNNNNNNNNNNNNNNNNNNNNNNNNNNNNNNNNNNNNNNNNNNNNNNNNNNNNNNNNNNNNNNNNNNNNNNNNNNNNNNNNNNNNNNNNNNNNNNNNNNNNNNNNNNNNNNNNNNNNNNNNNNNNNNNNNNNNNNNNNNNNNNNNNNNNNNNNNNNNNNNNNNNNNNNNNNNNNNNNNNNNNNNNNNNNNNNNNNNNNNNNNNNNNNNNNNNNNNNNNNNNNNNNNNNNNNNNNNNNNNNNNNNNNNNNNNNNNNNNNNNNNNNNNNNNNNNNNNNNNNNNNNNNNNNNNNNNNNNNNNNNNNNNNNNNNNNNNNNNNNNNNNNNNNNNNNNNNNNNNNNNNNNNNNNNNNNNNNNNNNNNNNNNNNNNNNNNNNNNNNNNNNNNNNNNNNNNNNNNNNNNNNNNNNNNNNNNNNNNNNNNNNNNNNNNNNNNNNNNNNNNNNNNNNNNNNNNNNNNNNNNNNNNNNNNNNNNNNNNNNNNNNNNNNNNNNNNNNNNNNNNNNNNNNNNNNNNNNNNNNNNNNNNNNNNNNNNNNNNNNNNNNNNNNNNNNNNNNNNNNNNNNNNNNNNNNNNNNNNNNNNNNNNNNNNNNNNNNNNNNNNNNNNNNNNNNNNNNNNNNNNNNNNNNNNNNNNNNNNNNNNNNNNNNNNNNNNNNNNNNNNNNNNNNNNNNNNNNNNNNNNNNNNNNNNNNNNNNNNNNNNNNNNNNNNNNNNNNNNNNNNNNNNNNNNNNNNNNNNNNNNNNNNNNNNNNNNNNNNNNNNNNNNNNNNNNNNNNNNNNNNNNNNNNNNNNNNNNNNNNNNNNNNNNNNNNNNNNNNNNNNNNNNNNNNNNNNNNNNNNNNNNNNNNNNNNNNNNNNNNNNNNNNNNNNNNNNNNNNNNNNNNNNNNNNNNNNNNNNNNNNNNNNNNNNNNNNNNNNNNNNNNNNNNNNNNNNNNNNNNNNNNNNNNNNNNNNNNNNNNNNNNNNNNNNNNNNNNNNNNNNNNNNNNNNNNNNNNNNNNNNNNNNNNNNNNNNNNNNNNNNNNNNNNNNNNNNNNNNNNNNNNNNNNNNNNNNNNNNNNNNNNNNNNNNNNNNNNNNNNNNNNNNNNNNNNNNNNNNNNNNNNNNNNNNNNNNNNNNNNNNNNNNNNNNNNNNNNNNNNNNNNNNNNNNNNNNNNNNNNNNNNNNNNNNNNNNNNNNNNNNNNNNNNNNNNNNNNNNNNNNNNNNNNNNNNNNNNNNNNNNNNNNNNNNNNNNNNNNNNNNNNNNNNNNNNNNNNNNNNNNNNNNNNNNNNNNNNNNNNNNNNNNNNNNNNNNNNNNNNNNNNNNNNNNNNNNNNNNNNNNNNNNNNNNNNNNNNNNNNNNNNNNNNNNNNNNNNNNNNNNNNNNNNNNNNNNNNNN
The sequence above is a segment of the Camelina sativa cultivar DH55 chromosome 10, Cs, whole genome shotgun sequence genome. Coding sequences within it:
- the LOC104716817 gene encoding BRASSINOSTEROID INSENSITIVE 1-associated receptor kinase 1-like: MERRLIPGFFWLILVLDLVLRAAGNAEGDALSALKNSLADPNKVLQSWDATLVTPCTWFHVTCNSDNSVTRVDLGNANLSGQLVMQLGQLPNLQYLELYSNNITGTIPEQLGSLTELVSLDLYLNNLSGPIPSTLGRLKKLRFLRLNNNSLSGEIPRSLTAVSTLQVLDLSNNPLTGDIPVNGSFSLFTPISFANTKLKPLPASPPPPISPTPPSPAGSNRITGAIAGGVAAGAALLFAVPAIALAWWRRKKPQDHFFDVPAEEDPEVHLGQLKRFSLRELQVASDNFSNKNILGRGGFGKVYKGRLADGTLVAVKRLKEERTQGGELQFQTEVEMISMAVHRNLLRLRGFCMTPTERLLVYPYMANGSVASCLRERPESQPPLDWPKRQRIALGSAXGLAYLHDHCDPKIIHRDVKAANILLDEEFEAVVGDFGLAKLMDYKDTHVTTAVRGTIGHIAPEYLSTGKSSEKTDVFGYGVMLLELITGQRAFDLARLANDDDVMLLDWVKGLLKEKKLEALVDVDLQGNYIDEEVEQLIQVALLCTQSSPMERPKMSEVVRMLEGDGLAERWEEWQKEEMFRQDFNYPTHHPAVSGWIIGDSTSQIENEYPSGPR